The following are encoded in a window of Haloplanus vescus genomic DNA:
- a CDS encoding cupin domain-containing protein, producing MGYHVIDTDDVEPDPDRPCTRRSLSDLGNLSNMAINRYTAAPGEELPLAYHYHDEQEEAFYVLSGTLHVKTPEGTLEAGPDHLVTIEPDSPQFAYNPEDADDPVDVIAVGAPAVEGEVHAYEP from the coding sequence ATGGGTTACCACGTCATCGACACCGACGACGTCGAACCGGACCCCGACCGCCCCTGCACGCGCCGGTCGCTGTCCGACCTGGGCAATCTCTCGAACATGGCTATCAATCGCTACACCGCCGCCCCCGGCGAGGAACTCCCGCTCGCCTACCACTACCACGACGAGCAAGAGGAGGCCTTCTACGTGCTCTCGGGGACGCTCCACGTGAAGACGCCCGAGGGGACGCTGGAGGCGGGCCCGGACCACCTCGTCACCATCGAACCCGACAGCCCGCAGTTCGCGTACAACCCCGAAGACGCCGACGACCCCGTGGACGTCATCGCCGTCGGGGCGCCGGCCGTCGAGGGAGAGGTCCACGCCTACGAGCCGTGA
- a CDS encoding DUF5828 family protein: MEESVSGFKRRGTWAEIVEHGERITAALREAGAESEAFEEWNEWRPKTHERLGEDVSEKTAEQASVGEGKGEKAGKNPDEDLRTAGEKLSESYKHVEDGDNEGAVSNWQDSLNYVARAADSAGRKALRAVEGTVYRKVMTQLAPYYFDNELVSANVQKTARGGDGDQFIFEVNINDDELKEAVSESLTEYEDDVDRWHVDTEKETEVAEVVEGVEPPRDGGDSKSTTN; the protein is encoded by the coding sequence ATGGAAGAGAGTGTATCCGGATTCAAACGCCGGGGGACGTGGGCAGAAATCGTCGAGCACGGGGAGCGAATCACCGCCGCGCTCCGCGAGGCCGGCGCCGAGAGCGAGGCGTTCGAGGAGTGGAACGAGTGGCGCCCCAAGACACACGAACGCCTCGGCGAGGACGTGAGCGAGAAGACGGCCGAACAGGCCAGCGTCGGCGAGGGGAAAGGCGAGAAGGCGGGCAAGAACCCGGACGAGGACCTCCGGACGGCGGGCGAGAAGCTCTCGGAGTCGTACAAGCACGTCGAGGACGGCGACAACGAGGGGGCAGTCTCTAACTGGCAGGACTCGCTCAACTACGTCGCTCGCGCCGCCGACTCGGCGGGGCGGAAGGCGTTGCGCGCCGTCGAGGGCACCGTCTACCGGAAGGTGATGACCCAACTGGCGCCGTACTACTTCGACAACGAACTCGTGAGCGCGAACGTCCAGAAGACGGCGCGGGGCGGCGACGGCGACCAGTTCATCTTCGAGGTGAACATCAACGACGACGAGCTGAAGGAAGCGGTGAGCGAGTCCCTCACGGAGTACGAGGACGACGTCGACCGCTGGCACGTCGACACCGAGAAGGAAACGGAAGTCGCGGAAGTCGTCGAGGGCGTCGAACCGCCGCGAGACGGCGGCGACTCCAAGTCGACGACGAACTGA
- a CDS encoding ArsA family ATPase: MDRFVFFGGKGGVGKTTVSSAYGLKCARAGLETLVVSTDPAHSTADVFDQPFDDSPKPVEGIDNLSVMEIDPDDEVERHLMETKRALGDQVSPAMVNEIDRQIEMAHQTPGAYEAALFDRFIDVMRDPDPYDRIVFDTSPTGGTLRLLSLPEFLQGWVERLLHKRKESVDLFERAAIGNQEPRRMMEGDPIIARLQERKETFEFAKETLQNEATFVLVVNPDELSIRETRRAIDGLSDHGLSVAGLAVNKLTPEPDDDESGRGARFLRERVATERERLDELHETFDAPVVAEIETRVREVKGSLLDEVAAELDVDV, translated from the coding sequence ATGGACCGCTTCGTCTTCTTCGGCGGCAAGGGCGGCGTCGGCAAGACCACGGTGTCGAGCGCCTACGGCCTGAAATGTGCTCGCGCGGGACTGGAGACGCTGGTCGTCTCGACGGACCCCGCCCACAGCACCGCCGACGTGTTCGACCAGCCGTTCGACGACTCCCCGAAACCCGTCGAGGGCATCGACAACCTCTCGGTCATGGAAATCGACCCCGACGACGAGGTGGAGCGCCACCTGATGGAGACGAAACGCGCCCTCGGCGACCAGGTGAGTCCGGCGATGGTCAACGAAATCGACCGGCAGATAGAGATGGCCCACCAGACGCCGGGCGCGTACGAGGCGGCGCTGTTCGACCGCTTCATCGACGTGATGCGCGACCCCGACCCGTACGACCGAATCGTCTTCGACACGTCGCCGACGGGCGGCACCCTGCGGCTGTTGAGCCTGCCGGAGTTCCTGCAGGGCTGGGTCGAGCGTCTCCTCCACAAGCGCAAGGAGAGTGTCGACCTGTTCGAGCGTGCGGCTATCGGGAACCAAGAACCGCGGCGAATGATGGAGGGCGACCCGATTATCGCCCGACTCCAAGAGCGAAAAGAGACCTTCGAGTTCGCGAAGGAGACACTCCAGAACGAGGCGACGTTCGTCCTCGTGGTCAACCCGGACGAACTGTCGATTCGGGAGACGCGCCGCGCCATCGACGGCCTCTCCGACCACGGCCTGTCGGTGGCGGGGCTGGCGGTGAACAAACTCACGCCGGAACCCGACGACGACGAGTCGGGACGCGGGGCGCGCTTCCTCCGCGAGCGAGTGGCGACGGAGCGAGAGCGCCTCGACGAACTCCACGAGACGTTCGACGCGCCGGTGGTCGCCGAAATCGAGACGCGCGTCCGCGAAGTGAAGGGGTCGCTGCTCGACGAGGTGGCGGCCGAACTCGACGTGGACGTCTGA
- a CDS encoding carbon starvation CstA family protein, with protein MVQAITVVVLTLVTFSVAYLGYSRYLSQFVDLDDERETPAHKYRDGQEYVPSKKPVLLGHHYSSIAGGAPIVGPITATVVWGWVPAFLWVAIGNPLFGSVHDFMSLTASMRHEGKSIGYIIGEYVGERGKDMILWFAFLTIVLVVAVFGLVIAVVFNAYPQAATASLVYILLALVFGVYLYQLDLPFLPGTVAFVAAVFAGVWVGVQYPIALVPGDYPARTIVLLSGSPLPPVLGSVNIATWIPVVLVYGFIASILPVWVLLQPRDFLTSSLLYAGVGGTLLAVIVGTVTGGGSQLVIDVPAYAGFWGGALVNTTLPLFPLLFVTIACGTISGFHSLVSSGTTAKQLDKETDARTIGYGGMLGEGLLATVSIITVGVYAQTPSSGGIGLALPNFASGGGLILNVGFGIPEAIAAPFMALVLVSFLLTSTDTAVRLGRYMVEELVGTPETQVQEVAANRYVNAFLQVAPAYILVASGRWADLWPLFGGANQTLAALALLVATVWLANWDDQKQLISTGAPMAFMLVITTLALLYLALYQNLYQKFVLDNWANGGTVIEMASAGVQIVIALVLIWLSLSLAYMGINNIRKARGAGAAVADGGEEADD; from the coding sequence ATGGTACAGGCAATAACAGTGGTGGTTCTCACGCTCGTGACGTTCTCGGTCGCGTACCTCGGGTACTCTCGGTACCTGTCGCAGTTCGTCGACCTGGACGACGAGCGAGAGACGCCAGCACACAAGTATCGGGACGGGCAGGAGTACGTTCCGTCCAAGAAGCCGGTGCTGTTGGGGCATCACTATTCGAGCATCGCGGGTGGGGCACCGATTGTCGGACCGATCACCGCGACGGTGGTCTGGGGATGGGTGCCGGCGTTCCTCTGGGTCGCCATCGGCAACCCCCTCTTCGGGTCCGTCCACGACTTCATGTCGCTGACGGCGAGCATGCGCCACGAGGGGAAGTCGATCGGCTACATCATCGGCGAGTACGTGGGCGAACGCGGCAAGGACATGATTCTCTGGTTCGCGTTCCTGACTATCGTTCTCGTCGTCGCCGTGTTCGGCCTCGTGATTGCGGTGGTGTTCAACGCGTATCCGCAGGCCGCGACGGCGTCACTCGTCTACATTCTCTTGGCGCTAGTCTTCGGCGTCTATCTCTATCAACTCGACTTACCCTTCCTGCCGGGGACGGTGGCGTTCGTCGCCGCCGTCTTCGCGGGCGTGTGGGTCGGCGTCCAGTACCCCATCGCGCTGGTGCCGGGCGACTACCCCGCGAGGACCATCGTCCTCCTGTCGGGCAGTCCGCTCCCGCCGGTGCTGGGGAGCGTCAACATCGCGACGTGGATTCCGGTCGTACTCGTCTACGGGTTCATCGCCAGCATCCTCCCGGTCTGGGTGCTGCTCCAGCCGCGTGACTTCCTGACCTCGAGCCTGCTGTACGCCGGGGTCGGTGGCACGTTGCTGGCCGTCATCGTCGGCACGGTCACCGGCGGCGGCTCGCAGCTCGTCATCGACGTGCCCGCGTACGCCGGGTTCTGGGGTGGTGCGCTCGTCAACACGACGCTGCCGCTCTTCCCACTGCTCTTCGTCACCATCGCCTGCGGGACGATCAGCGGCTTCCACTCGCTGGTCTCCTCGGGGACGACGGCCAAGCAGCTGGACAAGGAAACCGACGCCCGGACCATCGGTTACGGTGGGATGCTCGGTGAGGGCCTGCTCGCGACTGTGTCTATCATCACCGTCGGCGTGTACGCCCAGACACCATCGAGCGGCGGTATCGGGCTCGCACTCCCGAACTTCGCCTCCGGCGGCGGCCTCATCCTCAACGTCGGCTTCGGCATCCCCGAGGCCATCGCCGCGCCGTTCATGGCGCTGGTGCTCGTGAGCTTCCTGCTCACCAGTACTGACACTGCTGTCCGCCTCGGCCGATACATGGTCGAGGAACTCGTCGGGACGCCCGAGACGCAGGTCCAAGAGGTGGCGGCCAACCGCTACGTCAACGCCTTCCTGCAGGTGGCGCCGGCATACATCCTCGTCGCCTCCGGCCGATGGGCGGACCTCTGGCCGCTGTTCGGCGGCGCGAACCAGACCCTCGCGGCGCTCGCGCTCCTGGTCGCGACGGTGTGGCTCGCCAACTGGGACGATCAGAAGCAGCTCATCTCGACCGGCGCCCCGATGGCGTTCATGCTGGTCATCACCACGTTGGCGCTGCTGTATCTCGCGCTGTATCAGAACCTGTATCAGAAGTTCGTCCTCGACAACTGGGCGAACGGCGGGACAGTCATCGAAATGGCGTCTGCGGGCGTCCAAATCGTCATCGCACTCGTGTTGATTTGGCTCTCGCTCTCGCTGGCCTATATGGGGATCAACAACATCCGCAAGGCCCGCGGGGCGGGCGCCGCAGTCGCCGACGGCGGCGAAGAAGCGGACGACTAA
- a CDS encoding DEAD/DEAH box helicase: protein MAATDAYVDHPLLEPDFIEQRRYQLELASDARDTHTLVCLPTGLGKTTVSLLVTADRLTDIGGTALFLAPTKPLVQQHATFYREALSMPDDDITVFTGEVRPEDRADLWESSRIVIATPQVVENDLIGGRISLSDVTHLTFDECHRATGDYAYVYIAERYHADATNPLVTGMSASPGGDEEAILTVCENLGLQEVAVMTEDDADVADYTHDTEVEWERVTLPDAVLEIRDAINEVITERLETLKELGVTNTTSPDLSQRDLNQMRGQLQDLIDADQSEGYEGMSVHAEVMKLRRAVELAETQSVESLRRYFERQRNAARASGASKASQRLVAEPKVREAMRKATEFDDLHPKFRQTRVLLAQTLGIGGGERVIVFTESRDTAEALTDFLSESFDVRRFVGQGDKEGSDGMTQKEQGETLDAFRAGEFEVLVSTSVAEEGLDVPEVDLVLFYEPVPTAIRSIQRKGRTGRQDEGRVVVLMAEDTRDEAFFWISRRREQEMEDELASLKSAADEMEAELDDSQTALDAFDADDSDADDHGLEEFGADDADGTETGDDETEEDTEATDVEESVVATAGTDDDTVELVVDQRELDSTIARDLSKREGVETRLETLEVGDYVLSDRVAVERKSVSDFLDTLTGGDRSLFEQVGDMARHYARPVVVLEGEGLYEERNVHPDAIRGALASLSVDFGVSVIQTADEGDTADMLAVIAKREQTTRNRTVSVHGEKSAKTLAEQQEYVVGAIADIGPVTARSLLDHFGSVEGVMTAREEDLLEVDGVGEVTADRIRSVVGSDYTGAGD from the coding sequence ATGGCGGCCACGGACGCGTACGTCGACCACCCGCTGCTCGAACCCGACTTCATCGAGCAGCGTCGCTACCAACTCGAACTCGCCAGCGACGCGCGCGACACGCACACGCTGGTCTGTCTCCCGACTGGACTCGGGAAGACGACGGTGAGTCTGCTCGTGACCGCGGACCGACTCACCGACATCGGCGGGACAGCACTCTTTCTAGCCCCGACGAAGCCACTCGTCCAGCAACACGCGACGTTCTATCGCGAAGCCCTCTCGATGCCGGACGACGACATCACGGTGTTCACGGGCGAGGTACGCCCGGAGGACCGGGCCGACCTGTGGGAGTCGAGTCGCATCGTCATCGCGACGCCACAGGTCGTCGAGAACGACCTCATCGGCGGGCGCATCTCGCTCTCGGACGTGACCCACCTCACCTTCGACGAGTGTCACCGCGCCACCGGCGACTACGCGTACGTTTACATCGCGGAACGGTACCACGCGGACGCGACGAACCCGCTCGTGACGGGGATGAGCGCCTCGCCCGGCGGCGACGAGGAGGCCATCCTCACCGTCTGCGAGAACCTCGGCCTGCAGGAGGTGGCGGTGATGACCGAGGACGACGCCGACGTGGCCGACTACACGCACGACACCGAGGTGGAGTGGGAGCGCGTCACACTCCCCGACGCGGTGCTGGAGATTCGGGACGCGATCAACGAGGTGATCACGGAGCGTCTGGAGACGCTGAAGGAACTCGGCGTGACGAACACGACGAGTCCGGACCTCTCACAGCGCGACCTGAACCAGATGCGCGGGCAGTTACAGGACCTCATCGACGCCGACCAGTCGGAGGGGTACGAGGGGATGTCGGTCCACGCCGAAGTGATGAAGCTTCGGCGCGCGGTCGAACTCGCGGAGACGCAGTCGGTGGAGTCGCTGCGGCGGTACTTCGAACGCCAGCGCAACGCCGCGCGCGCCTCGGGGGCGTCGAAGGCGAGTCAGCGCCTCGTCGCCGAACCGAAGGTTCGGGAGGCGATGCGGAAGGCGACAGAGTTCGACGACCTCCACCCCAAGTTCCGGCAGACGCGGGTGTTGCTGGCCCAGACCCTCGGCATCGGCGGTGGCGAACGCGTCATCGTCTTCACCGAGTCCCGCGACACGGCGGAGGCGCTCACCGACTTCCTGAGCGAGAGCTTCGACGTGCGGCGGTTCGTCGGGCAGGGCGACAAGGAGGGGTCGGACGGCATGACACAGAAAGAGCAGGGCGAGACGCTCGACGCCTTCCGGGCGGGCGAGTTCGAAGTGCTCGTCTCCACCTCCGTCGCCGAGGAGGGACTGGACGTGCCCGAAGTCGACCTGGTGCTCTTCTACGAACCCGTGCCGACGGCGATTCGCTCCATCCAGCGGAAGGGGCGGACGGGACGGCAGGACGAGGGGCGCGTGGTCGTGCTGATGGCCGAGGACACCCGCGACGAGGCGTTCTTCTGGATATCCCGGCGCCGCGAACAGGAGATGGAGGACGAACTCGCGTCGCTGAAAAGTGCCGCTGACGAGATGGAAGCGGAACTCGACGACTCCCAGACGGCGCTGGACGCGTTCGACGCCGACGATAGCGACGCGGACGACCACGGCCTCGAAGAGTTCGGCGCGGACGACGCGGACGGAACAGAGACGGGAGACGACGAGACAGAAGAGGACACCGAGGCGACCGATGTCGAGGAAAGCGTCGTCGCCACCGCCGGCACCGACGACGACACGGTCGAACTCGTCGTCGACCAGCGAGAACTCGACTCGACCATCGCCCGCGACCTCTCGAAACGAGAGGGAGTCGAAACGCGGCTGGAGACGCTGGAAGTCGGCGACTACGTCCTCTCGGACCGGGTAGCTGTGGAACGAAAATCGGTGTCTGACTTCCTCGACACGCTCACCGGCGGCGACCGCTCCCTGTTCGAGCAGGTGGGCGACATGGCGCGTCACTACGCCCGCCCGGTGGTCGTCCTCGAAGGCGAGGGCCTCTACGAGGAGCGCAACGTCCACCCGGACGCCATCCGTGGCGCGCTGGCGTCGCTCTCGGTCGATTTCGGCGTGAGCGTGATACAGACGGCCGACGAGGGAGACACCGCCGACATGCTGGCGGTCATCGCCAAGCGCGAGCAGACGACCCGCAACCGCACGGTGAGCGTCCACGGCGAGAAGAGCGCGAAGACGCTGGCCGAACAGCAGGAGTACGTCGTCGGCGCCATCGCGGACATCGGGCCGGTGACGGCGCGGTCGCTACTCGACCACTTCGGGAGCGTCGAGGGCGTGATGACGGCGCGAGAAGAGGATTTACTGGAGGTGGACGGCGTCGGCGAGGTCACCGCCGACCGGATTCGGTCGGTCGTCGGGAGCGACTACACGGGCGCCGGCGATTAG
- a CDS encoding Sjogren's syndrome/scleroderma autoantigen 1 family protein encodes MSGFDEEAERERLREKYEENQEEREATQRMSELLLKGATMTNSHCDTCGDPLFRHDGQTFCPTCQAAGGEQAATDAEAASAEDSSDAEPSPAATEPARDAPATPTPNTARESPSGGDASTDAAPVADRPAPRTEAGGDPRATARASLSRTLVKYAQAAEETDDPRRAKELLAAAREAAETLAALD; translated from the coding sequence ATGAGCGGGTTCGACGAGGAGGCCGAGCGTGAGCGACTCCGGGAGAAGTACGAGGAGAATCAGGAGGAACGCGAGGCCACCCAGCGCATGAGCGAACTGCTCTTGAAGGGGGCGACGATGACCAACAGCCACTGCGACACCTGCGGCGACCCCCTCTTTCGCCACGACGGGCAGACCTTCTGCCCGACGTGTCAGGCCGCCGGCGGTGAACAGGCCGCCACCGACGCCGAGGCCGCTTCCGCCGAGGACTCGTCGGACGCCGAGCCGTCGCCCGCCGCTACCGAACCGGCGCGTGACGCCCCCGCGACGCCGACGCCGAACACCGCCCGCGAATCGCCGAGCGGTGGCGACGCCTCCACTGACGCCGCCCCCGTCGCGGACCGCCCCGCTCCGCGCACCGAGGCCGGCGGCGACCCGCGAGCGACCGCTCGGGCGTCGCTCTCGCGGACGCTCGTGAAGTACGCGCAGGCAGCCGAGGAGACGGACGACCCCCGGCGCGCGAAGGAACTCCTCGCCGCCGCCCGCGAGGCGGCGGAGACGCTCGCGGCGCTCGACTAA
- a CDS encoding ferredoxin, translating into MHVEYDRDTCIGMFQCVEEWGAFEENRDDGKADLADSEETDEDLFVREVPEDAELDAEFAARACPVDAIRLYDDDGERVV; encoded by the coding sequence ATGCACGTCGAGTACGACCGCGACACCTGTATCGGGATGTTCCAGTGCGTCGAGGAGTGGGGAGCCTTCGAGGAGAACCGCGACGACGGCAAAGCCGACTTGGCGGACAGCGAGGAGACAGACGAGGACCTGTTCGTCCGCGAGGTGCCCGAGGACGCGGAACTGGACGCGGAGTTCGCGGCGCGGGCCTGTCCCGTCGACGCCATCCGCCTCTACGACGACGACGGGGAGCGAGTCGTTTGA